The sequence ACAACGAAATAACCCGGCCGTTCCTGTATTGATGGTACAGGAACGGCCGGGTTATTTTATTCGCTCTTCTTGTCTTCCTGTTCGGCTGCTCGATCCGCCTTCTTGAAATCACTCGCATACTCGACTTCCTGAGCCGAGGATAACTCATTGTTCTTGTCTGTCAATGTTTCGTGCGGTTGTTTCTTCTCTTCCATGATGCATCCTCCTTTACCCGTTGTTTCAACAGTTTTCCCGCCAGGACACAGAGTAAACATTCCAGTCAGTCTTCCGTGAATTTCGGCTCCAGCCGCTCCATGAACTCATCCAGGGCGCTGTACCCCTGCTGCTGGAGGTACCAGTTGTTCGCCGCCGCTTCAATCAGGCCCGCCACATCGCGGCCGGGCTGCAGCTGGATTTGGATATACGGGACCGGCACTCCCATGTATTCCGTGAATTTCTCATCGAGTTCCAGTTCGTTGTTCAGGGAGTTGTCCTTCCATTCCGTCAGTTCAATATCGAGCGCAATCCGCGTCTCTTCCTGGAACGCAGCACGGCCGTACAGCCGCACAACATTCAGGAGGCCGATACTCCGCAGCGCCAGGAACTCCTTATTCGTTTCGTTATGGGTGCCGAGCAGGGTCTGCGGACTCAGTTTGCGGAGTACGACGATATCGTCAGCGACCAGACGGTGGCCGCGCCCGATCAGTGTATGCGCCGTTTCGCTCTTGCCGACGCCCGACTTCCCGCGCAGCAGAATCCCGATTCCCGACACATTGACGATGACCCCGTGGACCGCAATCTCTTCAGCCATCGAACTGATGACGAACGCATCCAGTTTGGCGCTCGCCACCCCCATGGAATCCGGGGTCCGCAAGACAGGTATCCCGTTCTCCGTACAGTATGTATGCAGACCGTATGGCTGCTC comes from Sporosarcina trichiuri and encodes:
- the hprK gene encoding HPr(Ser) kinase/phosphatase, encoding MKQLTVQDIVQKFTFELLSGQDHLTRPLKKTKVRRPGLEFMDNFEFIARGHIQILGKNEVNYLHTLTDEECKCRIANLVEYDPPCILITSDQEQPYGLHTYCTENGIPVLRTPDSMGVASAKLDAFVISSMAEEIAVHGVIVNVSGIGILLRGKSGVGKSETAHTLIGRGHRLVADDIVVLRKLSPQTLLGTHNETNKEFLALRSIGLLNVVRLYGRAAFQEETRIALDIELTEWKDNSLNNELELDEKFTEYMGVPVPYIQIQLQPGRDVAGLIEAAANNWYLQQQGYSALDEFMERLEPKFTED
- a CDS encoding YfhE family protein — encoded protein: MEEKKQPHETLTDKNNELSSAQEVEYASDFKKADRAAEQEDKKSE